A genomic region of Alicyclobacillus sp. SO9 contains the following coding sequences:
- a CDS encoding ABC transporter ATP-binding protein, translated as MLELKDVRVDFRTSIGRVQAVRGVNLTVKPGEAVGIVGESGSGKSVTVQSIMRLLPKTAKIEGSLTWNGTNIAEISEKQMQRIRGRDISMIFQDPLTALNPTMKIGRQIAESLVLHKKIPPRKALTQAVNLLELVGIPDPKQRANSYPHEFSGGMRQRVVIAIAIACEPKLVIADEPTTALDVTVQAQILELLKNLQQELNMSLLFITHDLAVISQIAERVAVMYAGQIVEEGPVEQVLLNPVHPYTRGLVNSRPKSGQSNLTPIPGSPPDLLNPPPGCAFTARCPYAMQVCKEHAPPSFETHSHNVNCWLLHPQAKGGQPWHSYNYGT; from the coding sequence GTGCTTGAGTTAAAGGATGTCAGGGTGGACTTCAGGACGAGTATTGGACGAGTCCAAGCCGTGCGCGGTGTAAATCTTACTGTGAAACCAGGTGAAGCAGTAGGAATTGTAGGTGAGTCCGGTTCAGGGAAGAGCGTCACTGTTCAAAGCATCATGCGTTTGCTCCCCAAAACAGCCAAAATTGAAGGGTCGCTGACTTGGAACGGTACAAATATTGCAGAAATATCTGAGAAGCAAATGCAAAGGATTCGCGGTCGCGATATCAGTATGATTTTCCAAGACCCACTGACTGCTCTGAATCCCACGATGAAAATTGGCCGTCAAATCGCGGAATCGTTGGTCCTTCATAAGAAAATCCCACCTAGAAAAGCACTGACTCAGGCTGTAAATCTGTTGGAACTGGTAGGTATTCCTGACCCGAAGCAGCGAGCAAACAGTTACCCTCACGAGTTTAGCGGGGGTATGCGGCAAAGGGTGGTCATCGCGATTGCCATCGCATGTGAGCCGAAACTGGTCATTGCGGATGAGCCGACAACAGCTCTGGACGTTACGGTTCAGGCGCAAATCTTGGAACTCTTGAAGAATTTGCAGCAGGAATTGAATATGAGTTTGCTTTTTATCACACATGACTTGGCGGTCATCAGTCAGATTGCTGAACGGGTAGCTGTCATGTATGCAGGACAGATTGTTGAGGAAGGACCTGTGGAACAAGTCTTGTTAAATCCGGTTCATCCCTATACACGAGGGCTTGTCAATTCGAGGCCAAAAAGCGGGCAATCCAATCTGACTCCCATACCAGGAAGCCCTCCAGATTTACTGAACCCGCCACCAGGGTGTGCATTTACGGCAAGGTGTCCATATGCCATGCAGGTCTGCAAAGAACACGCACCGCCAAGTTTTGAAACGCATTCACACAATGTGAATTGTTGGCTGTTACATCCACAAGCGAAGGGAGGACAACCATGGCACTCCTACAATTACGGAACATAA